In Montipora foliosa isolate CH-2021 chromosome 13, ASM3666993v2, whole genome shotgun sequence, one DNA window encodes the following:
- the LOC137983243 gene encoding calcium homeostasis modulator protein 6-like, whose translation MALTLTSLLNSVKTAFQSHSSAIRNTTAALVVYGLNEIVKSEDFFQCPPENFTLYASCFFVMPALFLFMATLFLHSGFWNQVRGCCYYELPYKRGAKRYFCFLFPRWPCGYALVEVLFQCSLSGFLWIFWALLQRDYFICASLGGTKEAKLINASFDERLKIEADYANAGRNSQIAALFLLGGSLIVAFVSVSVYRCCFQREFGSLPSPYQYQTLESDAAVQAFKENMEKLAQGQGKRRADMYFETMNKKNPSDILKNAYQNLITVNKFDEAFPSLEDYEHLQAQAAVTAFKERVQQEGKQKVELTFVDTTWHEYEDTDAFLLVRNAHEAMAERYPRSTGDRTQPYVKEKDSTDHFDGKDSGPFKHAKVGDIEML comes from the coding sequence ATGGCCCTCACCCTGACGTCTCTTCTTAACTCCGTGAAGACGGCCTTCCAAAGCCATTCAAGCGCCATCAGAAATACAACTGCTGCCTTGGTAGTATATGGATTAAACGAGATTGTTAAGAGCGAGGACTTTTTTCAGTGTCCACCAGAGAACTTTACCCTCTATGCCAGCTGTTTTTTCGTCATGCCTGCCTTGTTCTTATTTATGGCCACTCTGTTTCTTCACAGTGGCTTTTGGAACCAGGTTCGTGGATGCTGTTATTACGAATTACCCTACAAACGAGGAGCCAAACgatatttttgctttctttttcctcGCTGGCCCTGCGGCTATGCTCTTGTTGAAGTCTTGTTCCAATGTTCCTTGTCTGGGTTTCTGTGGATATTCTGGGCTTTGTTACAACGAGACTACTTCATCTGTGCTTCACTCGGAGGGACAAAGGAAGCGAAATTGATTAACGCTTCATTCGATGAGAGATTGAAAATCGAAGCAGACTACGCCAATGCTGGTCGAAATTCTCAGATTGCTGCATTATTTTTACTCGGTGGCTCGCTCATTGTTGCCTTTGTTAGCGTTAGTGTTTATCGGTGCTGTTTTCAGCGAGAATTCGGTTCCTTACCAAGCCCATATCAGTATCAAACGCTCGAGTCGGATGCTGCAGTTCAGGCTTTCAAAGAAAACATGGAGAAGCTTGCGCAAGGACAGGGAAAGAGACGAGCTGATATGTACTTTGAGACAATGAACAAGAAAAATCCCTCCGACATACTGAAGAACGCTTATCAAAACCTGATCACGGTGAATAAATTTGACGAAGCGTTTCCATCTCTAGAAGATTACGAGCATCTCCAAGCGCAGGCAGCTGTCACAGCGTTTAAAGAAAGAGTTCAACAGGAAGGCAAACAAAAGGTCGAGTTGACATTTGTGGACACAACTTGGCATGAATACGAAGACACCGACGCGTTTTTGCTTGTACGTAACGCTCACGAGGCCATGGCGGAGAGATATCCACGATCAACAGGCGACAGAACACAGCCATATGTCAAGGAGAAAGACTCAACAGATCACTTCGACGGAAAAGATAGTGGACCATTCAAGCATGCAAAAGTTGGTGACATTGAAATGCTCTGA